A segment of the Nostoc sp. TCL26-01 genome:
CCAGCCCTCCGGCTACAATAGAACTTGCCAGCATCGTAATTGACAACAGAGTCCCGCCAGCTACCTGACCGACTCCTTTGAAAAACTCAAATCCAGGCGAAGTCCGACGCTGCGGTTGCTTTTCTTCAAAAGTCCTAGACGACACGGCGATTTCACTTCCTCACTTGTAAATATTACTGTAATTCATTCTTTGAAGCAGAGTGGTTAATTTTTTGCAATTATATTAGTCTGACAGATGAAATAACGGACAATTTGTCTGTGAATATAACTCATCCAACAACTTTTCGAGTAAAAAGCGTAGTTAATAGCGAATCTCCTAGTATGGCGGAAAATTTTTCTTGGCTGCATCGTGGGATTACAGAAATTTTCCCACAACCAACACAAGCCGAAACTGATATTGAGAGTCTAGAGAAACGCCTAGCAACTACAAATCGGCCTCTCCGGGTCAAGTATGGCATTGATCCCACAGGAGCTGATATTCATCTTGGTCATAGCATACCAATGCGTAAACTGCGAGGGTTTCAAGATGCTGGTCATACGGCGGTGTTAATTATTGGTGATTTTACAGCTCGCATTGGCGATCCGACAGGTAAATCTGAAGTGCGTCGTCAATTGACAGAGGCAGATGTTCAGCAAAATGCTCAGACTTACCTTGACCAAGTGCGTCCTATTTTGGATTTTGACACACCAGGGAGGTTAGAGGTGCGTTATAACTCAGAATGGCTTTCCCGACTTGATTTAGGAAAAATTATTGAGTTACTCGCTACCATGACGGTGGGGCAGATGTTAGCTAAAGAGGGATTTGCCGATCGCTATAAGAAAGAGAATCCAATTTTCCTCCATGAGTTCCTCTATCCTTTAATGCAGGGCTATGATTCTGTGGCGATTGAGGCAGATGTAGAACTGGGGGGAACTGATCAAAAGTTTAACATTGCTGTGGGTCGAGATTTGCAGCGTCATTTCGGTCAAAAGCCTCAGTTTGGAGTGCTTTTACCAATTTTAATTGGCACTGATGGGGTACAAAAGATGTCCAAGTCTTTGGGCAATTATGTAAGTTTAGCAGAACATCCCGGTCAAAAATATCAAAAGTTGCAAGGTGTTCCCGATAACCTGCTGAGAGAATATTTTGAATTATTGACAGATTTACCTATCGACAAGCTACCCGAAAATCCCCGCGATCGCCAGATGCTTTTAGCTTGGGAAGTCGTTAAACAATACCACGGTGAACAAGCAGCCAATGAGGCGAAAGAAGCTGCCCAAAGTGGCGGTAAAGAAGGCGCAGTTCCAGAATTTTCTTTGGCTAGTGTGACTCAATTCCCCGTAAAGCTAGCTTATTTACTCAATGCCACTGGTTTGTGTAAAAGTACTGGCGAAGGGAAGCGCAAAATCCAAGAAGGTGGGGTACGCTTAGATGGCGATCGCATCACCGATGTCGATGCCACTTTCTCAAATCCTGGTGAATTAGATGGACGAGTTTTGCAAGTCGGGAAAAATAAGTTCGTCCGTTTAGTATCTTAAATAGGGAGTGCTGAGTGCTGAGTGAGGGAGTGGGGGACAAGGGGATAATAACGAATGACCAATGACTATTGACTATTGACCAATGACTATTGACTATTGACTATTGACCAATGACTACTAACAAAATAATTGTGGCTTTAGATGTGGCGGATGAGGAAAGTGCGATCGCTCTGATTGACAAACTAGAGTCGGTGACTTTCTGGAAGGTTGGTTTGGAATTATTTACTAGTTCCGGGCCAAGTATTCTCAAAATACTCAAATCTCGGCAAAAGCGCATCTTTCTAGATTTGAAGTTTCACGATATCCCGAATACGGTGGCTGGTGCTTGTCGGGCGGCGGCTGGTTATGGGGTAGATTTGCTGACAATTCATGCTACATCTGGTCGAGATGCCCTAAAAGCTGCCCAGCAGGCGGTACAAGAGGGGGCTACACAAGCAGGAGTAGAACCACCTAAATTGATTGCTGTGACGCTGCTGACGAGCATTTCTGCTAGACAGTTGGCGTTTGACTTGAAAATTCCTCTAGAGTTGCCAGAATATGCGCTACAAATGGCACTGATGGCGCAAGAGGTGGGGTTAGATGGGGCTGTATGTTCACCCCAGGAAGTAGCACAGTTGCGACAAATTTGTGGGGACGATTTTGTGCTAGTTTGTCCAGGTGTCAGACCAACATGGGCAGAATCGGGAGATCAAAAGCGATCGCTAACTCCTGCTCAAGCCATCCAATCTGGGGCAGATTATCTAGTTATAGGTCGTCCAATTACTGCTGCTGCTGCACCTGAGTTAGCCTGGAAACGGATTGTTCAAGAGTTAACCACGGTGTTATGAACACAAAAATTAGAAGGCGGGGGTGCAGGGGTGCAGGGGTGCAGGGGAGTAGAGGACAAGAAAATAATTCTTTCTCCCGATCGTTCACTCCCTTTTATCTAGCTAGTATCTTTTGGTTGATGGCATTAAATAGCTTTCACAACACAGCATTTTCTCAAAGTCCTTCCCCTACTACCTCTTTACCAAATCAGGGGGGAGTAAAATTTATTTGTCCTGAACAAAATTTAGAATTACTAACTACTCGCCTGCTGCGTGATTTACCTAGCTATAGCAATCGTGCTAGTCAACGCGCCCGCCGTCTTCGCCGAAGTAGTGATATTTATAGTTATATGCTGGTAGCTGGAAAACCTGAATTTCAGCCTTTACCTCTCAATCTTGATAGTTCCGAGATAGAAAGACAAAAAAGTGCTGGTTCTGAAGTTCAACAGGTTTTTTTTACAACTTTAGCCAGACAGTATCTGGACGGTAAAGTTTTAGAATTACAAGAATTCCATTGGTTATTGTTGACAAAAACTCAGAGGGGATGGGATTTGGTGATGATGTTTACTCAAACTGGTGCTTATCCGCAAAAACAGCCGCCATCACCACCACGAGATAGCAGTAACGGTATAGTCGCTCAAGGAATTAAAACCTGGTTGCGAGATTGTCAAACAGGAAATGTCCGTTAATTTTCTTCAATTCCACAACATGACACAAAAAAACAGGGAAGACAAACTTGTCTTCCCCATTTTGATTATTTTTGTTATTCTTTTTGTTGTCTGGCTGATTAGCTTCTTTTAGCTTCTGCCGTAACATTTGTCTTTGTTTCTTTAGCTGTCTTTTTCTTGCAGAGCCGCCTCTACCTTTGTCGTTTCTCCCTTCTTTGCGGGGAGACTCCCATCTTTTTAGTCTCATCGCTTCCTTTTTTGTTTACTTGATTTGGCAATGGGCAGGAGGAGAATCGAACTCCTATGACCGCAAGGTCGCCACATTTTGAGTGTGGTGCGTCTACCAGTTTCGCCACCCGCCCTTGGTAGGCAACTTTGCTATTATAGTACAAGAATTTAATTGAGTGCAAGTGTATAGATGAAAAATTTTTGACTCAATGTTGTAACTGAAGGAAGGTAGCATCAATATCTTGTAATTGAGGACAGCCACTCAGCGCCATTGCTACGTTTAACTCATCTCTTAACAGAGAAATGACGTGAGAGACACCAGTTTGTCCCCCTACGGCTAGTCCCCACAAAATAGGCCTGCCAATTAAGACTGCTTTAGCGCCTATAGCTAAAGCTTTGAAGATATCTGTACCGCGACGGATACCGCCATCTAGCAGTACCTCAACTCTACCATCAACGGCGGTGACTATTTCCGCTAGGGCATTGAGTGAGGCGATCGCCCCATCTAGTTGTCTGCCACCATGATTGGAAACTACAATGGCTTTAGCTCCAGATTCCACAGCCCGTACAGCATCATCGCCCCGGAGAATCCCTTTAATTACTAATGGTAAGGGTGATAAAGACTGCAACCATGCCAAATCTTCCCAAGTCACGGCTGGATTAAGTTGTTGAGAAAAGTATGTAAACAATCCTGATTCCCCTTTTTCATGGTATATTTCCAACCCAGGGGTAGTTGACAGATTAGCGAGTTGTAAGTTTTGGGGTAAGGCGAACTCATTGCGTCTATCTCGTTCTCGTTGTCCCAGTACAGGAGCATCGACAGTTAAACATAAAGCTTGATAACCTGCTGCATTAGCTCTTTCTACCAACGAACGAGTTAAACCTTTGTCTTTATGGATGTAAAGTTGGAACCATTGTAAGGAAGTAGGAAATTTACTCCCTACCTCTGCTACTTCTTCTAAACTCTTGGTAGACATTGTACTCAACACCATACCCACACCGGATAAAGCCGCCGCCATTGCTGTTGCTAGTTCTCCCTCTGGGTGCGCCAGACATTGAAACGCCATTGGTGCAATGAGTAAGGGCAGTTGCAAAGGTTTTCCCAAAACGGAGGTACTGAGGTTAATGTGACTCACATCTACTAGCATCCGGGGACGCAGTTTAATTTGTTCAAAAGCAACACGATTATCCCGTAGTGTGATTTCATCCCAAGCACCACTGGTGTAGTAGTCAAAAGCCATTTTAGATAGATTAGCTCTGGCTAATTGTTCATACTCAAAAAGGTTGATAGGATGAGGTACATCTGTCATGATGACGCTTTTGAGTTAACTAATGAGTTGTTTGATCGAACTAAACTGATAATAAACTAAATAAATGTCAAAATCTCAGTATCTCTGATTTCTCAAGAAATCTATCTCATACACATCTCCGACAATGAATGTAGAGACGTTGCAGTGCAGTGTCTTTACAAAGATTTCGGACTTGACAGTATTCTGTTTAGACGGCTTCTTGGTTGAAATATAAGAGAATGTTTTAAAAGAGAGAAATTTTAGTTGATACAAATTTAACTTTAATTAGCCTTAATTAGCCCGTTTTATAAACTTATTGGAGGACTATTATCATCCTGGTATGCGAATCATTGCCCGCAGTACTTTAAGGCAATTTTGGGAAATACATCCCGATGCCGAGCAGCCCTTGAAAGCTTGGTATGATGAAGCATCTCGTGCAGAATGGAATAGTCCAATAGATATTAAAAGTACTTATCGCAACGCTAGTATCATCGCTAATAATCGTGTTGTTTTTAATATCAAAGGCAATGATTACCGCTTAATTGTTCACGTTCGTTACGACATTAAAATTATTTTTATCCGCTTTGCAGGAACGCATTCTGAATACGATAACGTAGACACGACAACAATTTGAGGTAACTTATATGCTCAAACTCCATCCCATCCGAACCGAAGCTGATTATCGTACTGCACTTGATGAAATTGAAAGATTATTTGATGCAGAACCTAATACACTGGAGTGCGATTTGTTAGAAGTTTTAACAACTTTGGTGGAAGCATACGAACAGCGACATTATCCAATTGAAGCACCAGACCCAGTTGAAGCAATTTTATATTATCTCGAATCTCGTGGGCTATCTTGGCAGGATTTAGAATCTGTGATTGGAAGCCGTGGAGAGGTTGAGGAGGTTTTGAATCGCCAGCAACCACTAACACTAGAGATGATTCGGCGTTTGCATTCTTCATTGGGAATTCCAGCTGAGGTGTTGATTCAACCATACTCTTTAATGAAAAATTCAGCTTAGTCTGCACTGTAAAAATGCTGAGAAATGCAGAATAAGATTTGGAATCATCTGTCTTAACGTTCAGATTTCAGTTGGTATTGATCTGAGATATATGAAAAACAACAATATAGCACTTACCAGTCTAATGAAGTACAGTAATTGTTATATTTTGACAATTTTTAAATTAGACAAATTAGTATCGTGACAACTAGTAATAAATCCTCCTAGTCTTTGGATGTGTTGCAAATATTCGATAGCAGATTTTGTAATCAGTTCTCCTGGCATTAAAATAGGAATTCCCGGTGGATAAGGACAGACTATTTCTGCACAAATCTGATTAATTGTCTGTTCTATTGGTAGTGTTTTATGATTAGCAAAAAATGCTTGGCGAGGAGAAACCATTAAAGCATACTCTAAATTATTATTGATTTTAATATCTACTAACTGGGAATTATTTAAGGGTTGTTTTGCCAAAATGTTGCATCCTTGGACTAGTTGCTCAATATCTGCAAAAGTA
Coding sequences within it:
- a CDS encoding alpha-hydroxy acid oxidase is translated as MTDVPHPINLFEYEQLARANLSKMAFDYYTSGAWDEITLRDNRVAFEQIKLRPRMLVDVSHINLSTSVLGKPLQLPLLIAPMAFQCLAHPEGELATAMAAALSGVGMVLSTMSTKSLEEVAEVGSKFPTSLQWFQLYIHKDKGLTRSLVERANAAGYQALCLTVDAPVLGQRERDRRNEFALPQNLQLANLSTTPGLEIYHEKGESGLFTYFSQQLNPAVTWEDLAWLQSLSPLPLVIKGILRGDDAVRAVESGAKAIVVSNHGGRQLDGAIASLNALAEIVTAVDGRVEVLLDGGIRRGTDIFKALAIGAKAVLIGRPILWGLAVGGQTGVSHVISLLRDELNVAMALSGCPQLQDIDATFLQLQH
- a CDS encoding type II toxin-antitoxin system HigB family toxin; the encoded protein is MRIIARSTLRQFWEIHPDAEQPLKAWYDEASRAEWNSPIDIKSTYRNASIIANNRVVFNIKGNDYRLIVHVRYDIKIIFIRFAGTHSEYDNVDTTTI
- the pyrF gene encoding orotidine-5'-phosphate decarboxylase; the encoded protein is MTTNKIIVALDVADEESAIALIDKLESVTFWKVGLELFTSSGPSILKILKSRQKRIFLDLKFHDIPNTVAGACRAAAGYGVDLLTIHATSGRDALKAAQQAVQEGATQAGVEPPKLIAVTLLTSISARQLAFDLKIPLELPEYALQMALMAQEVGLDGAVCSPQEVAQLRQICGDDFVLVCPGVRPTWAESGDQKRSLTPAQAIQSGADYLVIGRPITAAAAPELAWKRIVQELTTVL
- a CDS encoding type II toxin-antitoxin system HigA family antitoxin, which codes for MLKLHPIRTEADYRTALDEIERLFDAEPNTLECDLLEVLTTLVEAYEQRHYPIEAPDPVEAILYYLESRGLSWQDLESVIGSRGEVEEVLNRQQPLTLEMIRRLHSSLGIPAEVLIQPYSLMKNSA
- the tyrS gene encoding tyrosine--tRNA ligase; amino-acid sequence: MAENFSWLHRGITEIFPQPTQAETDIESLEKRLATTNRPLRVKYGIDPTGADIHLGHSIPMRKLRGFQDAGHTAVLIIGDFTARIGDPTGKSEVRRQLTEADVQQNAQTYLDQVRPILDFDTPGRLEVRYNSEWLSRLDLGKIIELLATMTVGQMLAKEGFADRYKKENPIFLHEFLYPLMQGYDSVAIEADVELGGTDQKFNIAVGRDLQRHFGQKPQFGVLLPILIGTDGVQKMSKSLGNYVSLAEHPGQKYQKLQGVPDNLLREYFELLTDLPIDKLPENPRDRQMLLAWEVVKQYHGEQAANEAKEAAQSGGKEGAVPEFSLASVTQFPVKLAYLLNATGLCKSTGEGKRKIQEGGVRLDGDRITDVDATFSNPGELDGRVLQVGKNKFVRLVS